One stretch of Acropora muricata isolate sample 2 chromosome 12, ASM3666990v1, whole genome shotgun sequence DNA includes these proteins:
- the LOC136893505 gene encoding ataxin-7-like protein 3: MSTLLENGSSPSEVDSLDLDEDTSAESTIVCELIDEAIVGLCFDIHRSIKRGAYGVLEQSDEHMMKQFEVVECEGLDIFGQVPLKKQVECICPNCERNLAANRFAPHLEKCMGMGRNSSRLASRRLATTGKLLDGEDDDDNYFDDDWTWNSDRKPGKKNKKDRGNSPRRAKAPRKNGEAGTPRPGTPSSIHSGELPAARTGLTAAAFEPLGNEEKKSLLSHTCGVISEHTARMCTRSHRCPQHTHEQRQSVRLLLLGYPELEPPVGRLRPDGSALEPDDVIDVDGYEDGDGQALRDTLNRLSWEEESNVSTGEENSPAAFSGVSVMKKKRKKKAKHKRRPR; this comes from the exons ATGTCCACCTTGCTAGAGAACGGCAGTTCTCCCTCAGAAGTCGACAGCCTGGACTTAGATGAA GATACCAGTGCAGAATCAACAATTGTGTGCGAGCTGATTGATGAGGCTATTGTGGGTCTCTGCTTTGATATTCACCGTTCCATCAAACGGGGAGCTTATGGTGTCCTTGAACAGTCAGATGAGCACAT GATGAAACAATTTG AAGTTGTCGAGTGTGAAGGGTTGGACATTTTTGGTCAGGTACCTTTGAAGAAACAAGTGGAGTGTATATGTCCAAATTGTGAAAGAAACCTTGCTGCAAACAGATTTGCTCCTCATTTAGAAAAGTGCATGGGAATGGGAAGAAATAGTAGTCGATTAGCCAGTAGAAG GCTTGCAACCACAGGGAAACTTCTAGATGgggaagatgatgatgataattattttgatgATGATTGGACATGGAATTCTGATCGAAAGCCAG gaaagaagaataaaaaagatAGG GGAAATTCTCCAAGAAGAGCAAAAGCCCCAAGGAAAAATG gagAAGCTGGCACTCCTCGCCCAGGGACACCAAGCTCCATTCACAGCGGAGAACTACCAGCAGCTAGG ACTGGTCTCACAGCTGCAGCCTTTGAGCCTCTTGGAAATG aggaGAAAAAATCCCTTCTTTCACAT ACTTGTGGTGTGATATCAGAGCACACAGCAAGGATGTGTACAAG GTCGCATAGATGTCCTCAGCATACTCATGAACAAAGACAGTCTGTAAGGCTTTTGCTGTTAG gttATCCAGAACTGGAACCACCCGTCGGAAGGCTAAGGCCAGATGG AAGTGCTTTGGAACCCGATGATGTCATTG ACGTTGATGGCTACGAAGATGGCGATGGGCAAGCTCTCAGAGACACACTTAACAG GTTATCCTGGGAAGAAGAATCGAATGTTTCAACAGGCGAAGAGAACTCGCCAGCTG CATTCTCAGGTGTGTCTGTgatgaaaaagaagagaaagaaaaaagcgaAACATAAACGTCGGCCGAGATGA
- the LOC136893506 gene encoding cilia- and flagella-associated protein 410-like, whose protein sequence is MSRLSEQQILSRARASSLENVKNLNFWGSDLNDISVLRQMPNVEVLSLSVNNITSLKDFAYCTRLRELYLRKNCINDISEVGCLRNLPRLRVLWLSDNPCADQELYRMTVLRNLPKLTKLDTLVVEEDEVLKAAKEGNEIPIPDDIPVHLDFTASDESVLNHDAHTDGPDVATEHVNQEKTSHSNLVQETNKLRAQLGLKPLVLEDQPKNTSAINVKKVQEEGQGRSHERRSQNVLSAVLILIQELDRSSLLTLRTEINQQLQELDENNGNRSQKIIEYNEEKEAITD, encoded by the exons ATGTCTAGGTTGTCAGAGCAACAGATTTTGTCACGAGCAAGGGCTTCCTCTCTcgaaaatgtgaaaaatttgAACTTTTG GGGAAGTGATCTAAACGAT ATATCAGTTTTGAGACAAATGCCAAATGTTGAAGTACTTAGTCTTAG TGTCAACAACATTACAAGTTTGAAGGATTTTGCTTATT GCACTAGATTGAGAGAGTTGTATCTTAGAAAGAATTGTATCAATGATATAAGTGAAGTTGGATGTTTGAGGAATCTTCCCAGGTTAAGGGTCCTCTGGCTTTCGGACAATCCGTGTGCCGATCAAGAACTTTACAGAATGACAGTCCTGAGAAATTTACCCAAACTTACAAAACTTGACACTCTTG TTgttgaggaagatgaagtcttGAAGGCAGCAAAAGAAGGAAATGAAATTCCCATTCCAGATGATATTCCAGTTCATCTTGATTTTACAGCCTCTGATGag AGTGTTCTCAATCATGATGCACATACTGATGGCCCAGATGTTGCTACAG AACATGTAAATCAAGAGAAAACATCACACAGCAATTTAGTACAGGAAACCAA TAAACTTCGGGCACAGCTTGGTCTGAAACCATTAGTCTTAGAGGATCAGCCGAAGAACACCTCGGCCATCAATGTGAAAAAAGTGCAAGAAGAGGGACAAGGAAGGTCTCACGAACGCAGG agtCAGAATGTCTTATCAGCGGTTCTTATTTTGATTCAAGAACTGGATCGTTCAAGCCTGCTAACTCTACGAACAGAAATCAATCAGCAACTACAAGAGCTTGATGAAAACAACGGCAACCGTTCACAAAAAATCATTGAATACAACGAGGAGAAAGAAGCAATTACAGACTAg
- the LOC136893507 gene encoding uncharacterized protein, producing MSLLSSLFVSSVLLYVVLEASIRDSVTVSEDSKKLSISQVKKTLNKAHLENHGYKKKVTQETSKDSRGRLRYSKITSFIHKRVPCSKASQVVNEAKSMLLKYTENPMTGKELSKMVERLKKEMGSQKTSRRSLCTIEFDLKTTGPSQSGNYRAKRSSGFGGGGSSDENGEESGSESESESKGSFSGSCTVEFSGSWGWR from the exons ATGTCTCTCCTGAGTTCGCTTTTCGTGAGTTCAGTTTTATTGTACGTTGTCCTCG AAGCAAGCATTCGAGACAGTGTTACTGTGAGCGAGGATAGTAAAAAGCTATCAATCTCACAGGTAAAGAAGACGTTGAATAAAGCACATCTCGAGAACCATGGATACAAGAAAAAAGTGACTCAAGAAACTTCAAAAGATAGCAGAGGGAGATTGAGATATTCAAAGATCACCAGTTTCATCCACAAGCGAGTCCCTTGCTCCAAAGCTTCGCAAGTCGTCAACGAAGCCAAAAGCATGCTTTTGAAATACACCGAaaacccaatgactg gaaAAGAGCTGTCCAAGATGGTCGAACGCCTTAAGAAAGAAATGGGTTCTCAAAAGACCTCTAGACGGAGTTTGTGCACGATCGAATTCGATTTGAAAACCACTGGTCCCTCGCAATCCGGAAACTATCGAGCAAAAAGATCATCAGGGTTTGGCGGCGGAGGAAGCAGCGACGAGAATGGCGAAGAAAGCGGAAGCGAAAGTGAAAGCGAGTCGAAGGGTTCGTTTTCAGGGAGTTGTACGGTCGAATTCTCGGGGTCGTGGGGATGGAGATAA
- the LOC136893509 gene encoding uncharacterized protein isoform X1 — MSLLSSLFVSSLLLYVVLEASVRDSVTVREESKKLSIPEIKKTLNKAHLENHGYRKKVTQETSKDSRGRLRYSKITSFTHKRVPCSKALQIVNEAKSMLLKYTENPMTGKRLSEMVEGLRKEMGSQKTYRRRLCTITLDLKTTRPSPSGNIRPKRSAWFGGGGSSEKSGGSSESKSEGSFSVSCKAEASGSWSWG; from the exons ATGTCTCTCCTGAGTTCGCTTTTCGTGAGTTCACTTTTACTGTACGTTGTCCTCG AAGCAAGCGTTCGAGACAGTGTTACTGTGAGGGAGGAAAGTAAAAAGCTATCAATCCCAGAGATAAAGAAGACGTTGAACAAAGCACATCTCGAGAACCATGGGTACAGGAAAAAAGTGACTCAAGAAACTTCGAAAGATAGCAGAGGGAGATTGCGTTATTCAAAGATCACCAGTTTCACCCACAAGCGAGTCCCTTGCTCCAAAGCTTTGCAAATCGTCAACGAAGCCAAAAGCATGCTTTTGAAATACACCGAAAACCCGATGACTG gaAAAAGGCTGTCCGAGATGGTCGAAGGCCTTAGGAAAGAAATGGGTTCTCAAAAGACCTATAGACGGCGTTTGTGCACGATCACACTCGATTTGAAAACCACTCGTCCCTCGCCATCAGGAAACATTCGTCCAAAAAGATCAGCATGGTTTGGGGGCGGAGGTAGCAGCGAAAAGAGCGGAGGTAGTAGCGAGAGCAAAAGTGAAGGTTCGTTTTCAGTGAGTTGCAAGGCCGAAGCCTCGGGGTCGTGGTCATGGGGATAA
- the LOC136893509 gene encoding uncharacterized protein isoform X2: MSLLSSLFVSSLLLYVVLASVRDSVTVREESKKLSIPEIKKTLNKAHLENHGYRKKVTQETSKDSRGRLRYSKITSFTHKRVPCSKALQIVNEAKSMLLKYTENPMTGKRLSEMVEGLRKEMGSQKTYRRRLCTITLDLKTTRPSPSGNIRPKRSAWFGGGGSSEKSGGSSESKSEGSFSVSCKAEASGSWSWG; encoded by the exons ATGTCTCTCCTGAGTTCGCTTTTCGTGAGTTCACTTTTACTGTACGTTGTCCTCG CAAGCGTTCGAGACAGTGTTACTGTGAGGGAGGAAAGTAAAAAGCTATCAATCCCAGAGATAAAGAAGACGTTGAACAAAGCACATCTCGAGAACCATGGGTACAGGAAAAAAGTGACTCAAGAAACTTCGAAAGATAGCAGAGGGAGATTGCGTTATTCAAAGATCACCAGTTTCACCCACAAGCGAGTCCCTTGCTCCAAAGCTTTGCAAATCGTCAACGAAGCCAAAAGCATGCTTTTGAAATACACCGAAAACCCGATGACTG gaAAAAGGCTGTCCGAGATGGTCGAAGGCCTTAGGAAAGAAATGGGTTCTCAAAAGACCTATAGACGGCGTTTGTGCACGATCACACTCGATTTGAAAACCACTCGTCCCTCGCCATCAGGAAACATTCGTCCAAAAAGATCAGCATGGTTTGGGGGCGGAGGTAGCAGCGAAAAGAGCGGAGGTAGTAGCGAGAGCAAAAGTGAAGGTTCGTTTTCAGTGAGTTGCAAGGCCGAAGCCTCGGGGTCGTGGTCATGGGGATAA